TGTAATATTTAGCAATTTGCgttatgataataataattagatTATGAAGCTAAGTATTATTTGCCTTAGTATTTGGACGAATATGTGGAAATTTTAGTCGAATCATAAATTTCGTGGGACACGGCGGATAATTTCTATAAACGTAAGTCATCCCGAGTCCAATGTGGTAGTCGAATTATGTGTTCACTAATAGTAGGGTGgtattaattaaatattgatgTCTTAATAGTGATAGTTGATATTAATTGTGTAAAATTTGgttaattaataataatgatgatccATTCATGTTAATGACGTTGAAAGAAGAAGGATTATGTTTCCATACTATATTTTActcacaaaatttcaattaaaattggtGAGAGCCACTTGTTCTTGAAATGGGGTTTGGATGGCCAAGTGTCTCCTTAAGAAGAAGTCTCATTGTTAAACTTGACACCTAAGGATTAAATCATGATTTTCCCCAAAATGActcatttcttcttgcatttcCCTAGCCACGTATAAGAATTTGTCTTGAAATTTCACCTTGCATTGAAGACATCATTCTttcttaactaatttttttttttcacaaaactcTTCTACTTTGGCCATAAACCCTATTTCTACTTTTTCCAAAATCTCAAGTAAACTTGCATGTGTTATTCTCATGTTTTGATCCTAGAAGCAGAGAGCTAGATTTTCTTGTTCGAAAGCTACAAAACAGTGAAGGCAAATTAGTGGGTCACGCTTGTTCAAGGTAAGTGAAGTCTCTAAGTATTAAGCTAGTTTAAATCTACTTAATACCTCTATCTCAGTAGGTTGATTGAAATGTACAAGAATGTTTTTGGGTATGGTGATTATTAAACTTGTCTTGATGATCTTGTCTAGGTTCATTCTGCTTCGTTTTGGGTAGTTAAAATCTAAGTCATTCTATCATATTTCTCTTGATAACCTATTGCATGTTCGTTCGGCTCCATTATGTTTTGTTATGAATAGTCAAAATATGCTCGTTATGTTATATTTATCTTGATGACCCATTGCATATTCATTCTGCTTTTTCCAGGCAGACAAAAATATGGTCATTCTGTcatatttatcttgatgatCTATTGCATGTTCATTCAACTTCATTCTGGGTTTATCTTGATGACCCATTATATGTTCATTCTACTTCGTTCCATTTCATTCTAAATGGTTAGAATCTAATCGTTCTACCATATTTGTCTTGATGACCCATTGCGTGTTCATTCTGCTTCGTTCTGTTTTGTTCAGAATAATTATAAGCTATTCGTTTTATCATATTTGTCTTGATGTCCTCTTGTATGTTCATTATGCTAGAATCTTACTAGTCAAAATATGTTCGTTCTACTTGTTTCTGCTAGAATTTTCTATGACAAAATATGTCCATTCTCTTTAGCAAAATTTACTATGTCGACTCTATTTGTTTATTATACTAGATTTTACTAAATTTGTGTGAATATGCCCCTTTGTGAATCTACTCATTTGATCAAATCTGTTCATTTGTGAATTTATTTACCAACTTGTGAATTTGTTTGCTAATAAATTTGTCCATTAATTCAGATAGACTTTACTGAATATGAATCTATTTCTTGTCTAATCTGTTCATTTATTGATTATATCCAATACTAAACTTGTCCATTTGTAAATTTGTTCATTATTAGATCagttcttcttcgtttttatAAGCTTTTATCAAGCCATAAATTACCTTCTTGATTGTTCAAACTTTACAACTAAGATGTACTCGTTGTTCTAACTCAAAATTGTACCCATTACATgttcagactttacatccaaaaTACACTTATTCGTTCAAACTCAAAGTATATCCATTTGATTGACCAAATTTTAATGACCATAACTTACTCAATGTCCAAACTCAGAATGTACTCATTTGGATGTCCAGACTTTAACAACTAGAATATAACTATATATTATTCCATATGCGATTATTTGGCTAATGCATTAAATCGAGTTGAGATATTGTATTTTGCTTGTAGGTATGCTTATATTATGACTTAAATGAGATTAATGTAATTCTGTCACCCATATagtgatgcatgatgatgcccTATGGTGGAAATTTGTGGGATGTCTCAATGGTTGGGATGCCCCAAGTAGTGTTTCATAATGCCTCGAGAGTCAGAATGCCCTTGTGATGGGAATGTTTCGTGGTGAAAGTTTGCAGCATACCTCAAAGTTGAGATGCCCCAGTGGTTTGGATGTCTCATGAGCCGAGATGTCCTGGAAGAGTTCAAAAGGAAGAAACATTAATGAGTAAAATACATTGTTATGTGCAAAACCAaatgttaattaaattatttgtttgtATGAAACATGGTGTGCACATGCATAAATCTGAATGGACATATTGTTGGTTGACGACTTCTGTGGTAAATGAAATGGGAAAGGTAAAATCTAATCATGTTTTTATCACATTTATGGGATTATTATGCATTCACTTTGTGTATATTAAGTAAAGTGATTAGAAGATTCTTCTAATTTAAAACTAGATATTTCATTTACTGGGTTTAGCTCATACCTTACTTTTCAATTTATAGGACGGTCACTGAATTATTGCAATAAAGGAGATAAGACGatgcccaaaaccatcaataagTCAGATTTTCGCTCGTTTGTGGAATAAGATGGAAGTAGAGATATTAGTTGGCCGAACCGGGActtttatattttgtatttatttgaatGATGTGTTAAAGTTGTATTATAATCGAGCATGTGGGTATATACATTTACTCGTGTGAttctaaagaaaaaattatcaagtttCCGCATgctattaaaataataatatagaaaaaagagagagatgtgTATCGTGGATGACGTTCTGCGGCGTCACAGACGGACACCCGATTTGGTTTAATGGGGTGTCGCCCAAAAGCTCTTGCAAAGCTACACGCAATTGCCCCTCCTCACTGGAATTTTGACCAGAATAACTTTTGGTCAAATCCTGGTAAAAAATTAGGTATACACACTTACCTAAAATACGAAATTCAAATAGTCAACATCACAATCAGATGTTTGATCTAGACTGAAGCAATCCTAAAGAAACTTGCAAAGCAAGGACATTTCCTACGTCTTCAATTAGCCAAGCGATCAAACATAATaacataatttttccaaattctaAATCCTATATTATTGAACACTATATCTTCGGCACACCTCGATGCCATCCCGATTGTCTCCACATCGgtttttcttgagaaatttcaaCTTCGACCCAAAGTTTTCTGACCAACTCCTCACTAACTCATCAGTCTCCCAATTTCATCTCCTTGTTTCCCCATTTACACTCTCCTATCTTTAATAACACTAGATGATGATCTGAAGTTGTAGGCCATGGCAAGAAGAGTTGCTGAAAATCAGATGAGTCCCTAGTACTGGTGGAATACAACGTGAATCCTTTTACAATTTGCAAGAAGATCGTTCGTGCAATTGTATCTTATACCCAACCAGATCACAGACAGAAGAACAAAACGACACCAAAAAGAACACCGGATACATTTCATCTGGACGTCAACATGATGATGCAATAGCTTCCAAAAGGGAGGCTACGAAATTCATCTGAGTCTCTTCATCGATTCTTGAGAAGGGAGGAACGTGCACAAAGAGAGATCGGCTACCCCGTTGTTCTGCAAGCCGAAGAGAGTGGTAGTACACATAGTTGCAGACGAACCGACCAGCGTCATCAGAAAGAGTTACATCGTAGcccttcttcttcaagaactCAAGGATTGCTTTTGTGGAGAAGGAAGTCTTCAAGAATGGCATGACGAGAATGTCGAATACAGGGTTTAGAGGTCGCAGACAAGAAACAACATTACGTCTCGTATATATCTGAAAAGCAATCAGTTTATCTTTCCAGAAATAACGTGCAGCGAGTAGGACGATGAGTGCTTTCTCACAGAATAATTCACATAGagaatgccaatttttttttttggaaagtaaTCTATAAGAGGTAATGACATGATTGGTCTTTAAACTTCTTTTCAATATCTAAAgcaatgacttgattacacgtaaaatatatatttattgggattaaaagtaaaatctcaacaaaaaaaaaaacagaacaaaaaGCCTAAACATAGTTCACCGaatgtgatccctaaacttttttgtattcaatctaatccctaaaactttaaaaattcaCTCAATGCAGTTCTTCCGTTAAGTGTGCCACCGCATTATCTATATTTACGTGGACTGATACCGTATCAGCATTTACTAGGCCAAAATAATGACATGAATCTAACATCAAGTTAGGAGAAATTATAGTTATGTCACTAACACTATTAGAATTTTCAACGGAAGGACTACAGTAGTGGATTCTTGAACttgaaagttcaagaattaggttgaacaaaaataaaaagatttcaaagaccatattaaatattttggaaaagtttAGGATCACTCGTGTCGTTATCCCATTGCTGTGATGACTCATTCATGGATCGTTTTATTGCACAGATCACAAGTCAATGACTCACCCAGCAGGAATAAAATCTTTGTTGCAGtcatattttcatcaaataGATCTGTCTGAGTATTGTGCTTTCTAGAGAAGAGTGGTAACTTTGTGGATTACACTGGTTATATGTGCAAGAAGATCAGCAAATTCCATTCCAGAGTTTGGATTTATCACAAACCTGTCTTGTTCGAGAAATCTTGCCATCTTCAGGAACTATCGGAAGTTGCtgaaagaagcaaaagggaaaTTGTAAGAGCACCATCTCAAGGACAAACAACTGCAAGAGAACAAGGCCGCATTGATTAGCAAAGAGAGGCATCTCAACCTGAGGTCGCCATCCTAGCTCATCTGGACAACGAAAAGTGGCTTCATTAACAGCCTGCCGCTCAATGGCAAACTTATGAGCACCACTATTTACCCCCAAGTGAAGCTGCAAATACACAGTCGCATTCACATTAACTAAAACTGTACTTTCGAATCACTAAAGCTAGAATATTCAAGTAACTTGTCTTCCCTGTGATAACCTTCTGCAAACTACGTGCACATTCAAAGGAACATGACAAGATCATCACACTCACTACTCAGTCAATCCTAATGAAAGAGCCACTGTTACTAGTACTACAGCTGCAATTATATTAGCCCTTTAAGGCTATTTTTGCTAATTGCAAACTACATGCACATTCAAAGAAACATCACAAGATCATCACAATCACTACTTAGTCAATCTTAATGAAAGAGCCACTGTTAATAATACTGATTGAGCTGCAATTATATTAGTACTTTGAGGCTAATATAACTAATTAGAAATACCAACAGCAGCTAACTTATCATGATATATGCATTGCTTATCAGTCTCTCATTAAATAGTTAAGAAGCATCCAAAACTAACCCACACAACTTGTGCGTCGCATGTCGAACCATCACTCGAGATGCCAGATTCCATAACTTTGAAAAGCATGGGAAGTGCACCATCACCTGCAGCCTCTAGTACGGTGCATGTCCCAAAAGTCACTCCAGGCGGTAGCCCTTTTTTCTCTACAAAACTTTTCAGATTATTAACAATAGTCTCTGTGGGATTTTCAGGGACACCTTGAAATTTCTTGAATCCAGTTACGTTTATTGTGACTGGCTTTGGCCCTTCAGACCCCATCTCGTTCTGAACCTGAAtgcaatttccaattttcgaTTATCTGTGTAGAAGCACTTGGTTACCAACTAGAACTTGAACAACCAATCAAGGCCCCAAGCAACCTGAAATGCCAAGATTACATTTCCAATCAGTAAAACAGTTGCTGGATTTAACATAAACCATGGAAACTTTCGTGCAAATAGGTGACTGAATCATGACCATATTTTTGAGGCAGACCAATAGACCCAATAAAGGATTAAAGAGTTAAACTGGTGCTATTTCATTAGGTGGATCCTGAGATAAATACACTCATTGTTGTGTCAGACAGTAATCTTTGTCTACAATTTGTTATGCTCTTCAGGTAAAATTGCGTTCAAATAACAGATTCAAACCATCATGGTCTCAAACTCTGGGCACGAAGTTGATCCAACTGGGGGCTCAGACAGACTAACTGCTTCTCTTTTTGACGTTTTACTGTATATGACTATGTATTTAGGAGGATGAAAAAGATCTGAGAGACCTTAAGTCACTCTTTTCATCAGATAAAACTTCTGACAAGCATTCATGTGGTAAACACACCACGCGATCAAACGATCCTCAATCGTGGTCATAAGCATCTAGTCTCTAGTAAAAGCAGAAGACTTACACTTGATGAGGTCCAATAGACCAGAATGAATGTGACCAAGAAATTATAGATCATTTCCTTTCCATTTCCACGGCTCTACTCAATTACTGCAGCGTCACGACTTCTACTGTTTCCCAGAATTTGAGCCTCAACCCACTATGCAAAACATTAAGCGGAAATCTGTGATGTGCATCATATTAAAGTTTGTTCAGTTCGCTTGCAATATAACGTGGGGAGAACCAGAAACCGTAAGCTTCATGATCAGAAGTATCAGTTGGACGATGTAAACCAGCAATCCATGATGCTCAAGTAAGAACTAACATACAAGGAGCTCTCGTGTCAAACAAACCAAAGCAAAAGCACAAGCGTGGCCTAAAAAATACCAAGCGGCGAGTGGTTGAAACGGACGATGTCGGAGACACGCAGAAGCAATCAAGAACCACAGAGCAAGCAATTCAAAGGAAGTCAGTCCCACCAACTTTGCCAACGCCCCAGAAGACAAAAACAAACagaggagaaaacaaaaaggaaagaaagaaacgcAGGACATCCAAGAAAGTTGACTAGCACGAGAGCAACACAGACAAAGACTCACACAATCCGGAAGCTATCGCTGATCCGCACCGAGCTCGGGACTCCACAAGGTTTTTTCTCTCAGGCGACGAATGTTGCTGTCCTTGTTGCGTCCGCCCGCGGGTTCCGCGCCAGCCAGAAGTTTCCGATGTTCCCCTTCTCAAACATGTTTTTCCGCATTTAAGCTCCGTTTCGGGCTGGCTTGTCGTGAGACGCATAGCCAGACTGTTCGACGGTGACAGTGCGGCGGAGTCGTCGCCTGCATTGGTCAATACAAAAGGGCGGTCGCCGCCTTTTTCTAtaatttcttgaagtgattgtGGCGTAGTGGGACCTTCCTTAGCGTCGCGTGATTGGTTGCTCGCATGCCAAGTCAAACGGGGGTGTGCAGAAGGGGGCCCACCCCAGAAAATTATTGCAGGAACCTTAAAGTATAAAGCCACGTGAATCCCGTTTCGTCCGaggtacctaatattttctcgtttGGTCCAAGTTCAGTTAAGGTTATGCATCAAACAGATGGTTGGAAGAGACTGATGGAAAAAATTATgcttttttcaacaaaatatagCCGTAATGGCAATTATGTAATATATTTGAAGCTGTAAAGATCAATTGAGTAACTAGGAACTGAAAATGATAGATTTATTGCGCAACCAAGATGTTAAATATTTATTTGGTACGTTTGAAAATCGTGTTAAAATTTTGGTGACAACAAAATGGTTGTGCTTTCATTTGGCGTTAATTCCTTTTATGACATGGAAAGGAACTTAATATGCcaatcaaatttataaatacactttgatatatatttaAGTTTGAAAAGCTCTAAAGATTTAAGGAATTATGATTAGAAGAGTTAgagattaaattaatttataaattactATTGTATGCATAGTTTACTAGTTTGCCATCGAAATGCATGTTGTGCCTATTGTGAATTTTACCTAGACAAGTTTGAGGTTGAAATTATCTTTTAGACATGCTTTATAATAAGGAGATAGtacatatgtacatatattgatatacacaaatatatatatatatatatatatagtgttaGCTTGAGAATATCATTGGGATTAAAGTGATCCATTAATAGACATGAA
This Eucalyptus grandis isolate ANBG69807.140 chromosome 7, ASM1654582v1, whole genome shotgun sequence DNA region includes the following protein-coding sequences:
- the LOC120295589 gene encoding pyrrolidone-carboxylate peptidase 1-like isoform X2 — its product is MGSEGPKPVTINVTGFKKFQGVPENPTETIVNNLKSFVEKKGLPPGVTFGTCTVLEAAGDGALPMLFKVMESGISSDGSTCDAQVVWLHLGVNSGAHKFAIERQAVNEATFRCPDELGWRPQQLPIVPEDGKISRTRQTSFSTKAILEFLKKKGYDVTLSDDAGRFVCNYVYYHSLRLAEQRGSRSLFVHVPPFSRIDEETQMNFVASLLEAIASSC
- the LOC120295589 gene encoding pyrrolidone-carboxylate peptidase-like isoform X1, giving the protein MGSEGPKPVTINVTGFKKFQGVPENPTETIVNNLKSFVEKKGLPPGVTFGTCTVLEAAGDGALPMLFKVMESGISSDGSTCDAQVVWLHLGVNSGAHKFAIERQAVNEATFRCPDELGWRPQQLPIVPEDGKISRTRQIYTRRNVVSCLRPLNPVFDILVMPFLKTSFSTKAILEFLKKKGYDVTLSDDAGRFVCNYVYYHSLRLAEQRGSRSLFVHVPPFSRIDEETQMNFVASLLEAIASSC